From a region of the Bradyrhizobium diazoefficiens genome:
- a CDS encoding DMT family transporter, with protein MTPNTPLNKCNRAIRSHAWGLLLVVATAVGWGLGWPMMKLAMHDWPPLFARGCAGLAAALGLAIIAVVRGQNLLPSRSLVPRLALGAATNVFAPMGLAALALLWLTVAQAALLTYSMPIWAILFAWPILGERPRLRSVIALCLGVAGLVLLMGASLGGGTETFPGVALALAAAILFALGAVTSRTPIPLPPIVSTAWQIGLGSAAMIVVGLTLNGSEIRRLSFAGAGGLAYQAVCSMALCYLSWFAALERVPAATASTGLLLVPVVGALSAAAILGEALGFREICAFVLTLGGVALELRGRG; from the coding sequence ATGACGCCCAATACCCCGTTGAACAAATGCAATCGCGCTATTCGCTCGCACGCTTGGGGCCTGCTGCTTGTGGTCGCGACCGCCGTTGGTTGGGGCCTCGGCTGGCCCATGATGAAGCTCGCCATGCACGATTGGCCGCCGCTGTTCGCCCGCGGCTGCGCCGGGCTGGCTGCCGCGCTCGGCCTTGCCATCATCGCGGTGGTGCGGGGACAGAACCTCTTACCCTCGCGCAGCCTGGTGCCGCGGCTCGCGCTCGGGGCAGCGACTAATGTGTTCGCCCCGATGGGCTTAGCAGCCCTGGCGCTGCTGTGGCTTACGGTGGCACAAGCTGCGCTGCTGACTTACTCCATGCCGATCTGGGCGATATTGTTCGCCTGGCCGATCCTTGGGGAGCGCCCCAGGCTGCGAAGTGTGATCGCCCTGTGCCTCGGCGTTGCCGGATTGGTCCTCCTTATGGGGGCAAGTTTGGGAGGTGGGACCGAAACCTTTCCGGGCGTGGCGCTCGCCCTTGCCGCGGCTATCCTGTTCGCGCTAGGCGCGGTCACCTCCCGGACGCCTATTCCACTGCCGCCGATAGTCTCTACCGCGTGGCAGATCGGCCTCGGTTCGGCGGCAATGATCGTCGTTGGCTTGACCCTCAACGGGTCGGAGATCAGGCGGCTGAGCTTCGCTGGAGCAGGCGGGCTCGCCTACCAGGCGGTGTGTTCCATGGCTCTCTGCTATCTCTCGTGGTTCGCGGCCCTCGAGCGTGTTCCCGCAGCGACGGCATCGACCGGACTTCTACTGGTCCCGGTTGTCGGCGCGCTGTCTGCCGCTGCGATTCTCGGTGAAGCGCTAGGTTTCCGGGAAATCTGCGCGTTCGTGCTAACTCTTGGAGGGGTGGCACTGGAGTTGCGGGGACGCGGATGA
- a CDS encoding MaoC family dehydratase: MAMIEWFEDLSLGMRFKSGTVQVSEHDIKQFAAKFDPQPFHLDDDAAQKTIFKGLAASGWHTAAIAMSLVVQTRPFGPHPLIGLGVDGLRWMTPVRPGDILFVEGEVVGLTPSKSKPQGTVLIKWIAYNQNGDAVYTFTPIGFVPCRPKAI, translated from the coding sequence CTGGCGATGATCGAGTGGTTCGAGGATTTGTCTTTGGGAATGCGCTTCAAAAGTGGAACTGTCCAAGTCTCCGAGCACGATATCAAGCAGTTCGCGGCCAAGTTCGATCCGCAGCCGTTTCATCTAGACGATGACGCTGCGCAAAAAACGATTTTCAAAGGCCTCGCAGCATCGGGATGGCACACCGCTGCCATAGCAATGAGCCTTGTGGTTCAGACTCGTCCGTTTGGTCCTCATCCCCTCATTGGTCTCGGAGTTGACGGTCTTCGCTGGATGACGCCGGTGAGACCCGGCGATATCCTGTTCGTCGAAGGCGAAGTTGTTGGCCTCACGCCTTCCAAGTCCAAGCCTCAAGGCACCGTTTTGATCAAGTGGATTGCTTACAATCAGAACGGCGACGCGGTTTACACTTTCACTCCGATTGGTTTTGTGCCGTGTCGGCCGAAAGCGATCTAG
- a CDS encoding PaaI family thioesterase, whose amino-acid sequence MDIKIPETLDAWNAAGDDYLPGLLGMRFRKVEADEVVATLEVSSAHATWHGYLHAGTVTSLADTCCGYGTLRGLPAGASGFTTVELKSNLIGTAREGIVVCTARPIHKGRTTQVWDAEVRREADGVAIAYFRNTQLVLWPKA is encoded by the coding sequence ATGGATATCAAGATCCCCGAAACACTGGACGCCTGGAACGCAGCCGGCGACGATTATCTCCCCGGTCTCCTTGGGATGCGCTTTCGTAAAGTAGAGGCTGATGAAGTTGTCGCGACGCTTGAGGTAAGCAGCGCCCACGCCACCTGGCATGGCTATCTGCACGCCGGCACCGTGACGTCACTCGCTGACACCTGCTGTGGTTACGGGACTCTGCGCGGCCTTCCGGCCGGCGCCAGTGGTTTCACCACCGTGGAGCTCAAGAGCAACCTAATCGGAACGGCACGCGAGGGCATCGTGGTCTGTACGGCGCGTCCGATACATAAAGGACGTACCACGCAAGTGTGGGACGCCGAAGTGCGCCGCGAGGCCGATGGCGTCGCAATCGCTTACTTTCGCAACACGCAATTGGTCCTGTGGCCGAAAGCGTGA
- a CDS encoding SDR family NAD(P)-dependent oxidoreductase: MIGGSSGIGLAVAEQAAKAGASVTIASRSQSKARHCACWSRSRRSGASDRYRGLSGHGNLLRQ; encoded by the coding sequence GTGATAGGGGGCAGTTCGGGCATAGGGTTGGCGGTCGCGGAGCAGGCCGCCAAAGCCGGCGCCTCGGTCACCATCGCTTCCCGCTCCCAGTCCAAAGCTCGACACTGCGCTTGCTGGTCCCGCTCCAGGCGCAGCGGCGCGTCAGATCGATACCGCGGACTATCCGGCCATGGAAACCTTCTTCGCCAGTGA
- a CDS encoding helix-turn-helix domain-containing protein encodes MAGYGQFCSIARAHEVLGGRWTLLVVRELLCGSRRFNDIRRGIPRISKTMLSERLQELIAIGAVERHDGNSGPEYELTASGKEISSVVMALGTWGQRFLPRQSEKENLDAEPLFVDMQRRVRSDALPARPIVVRFQIDGMKPRFLLLKASEVSFCLVNPGFPEPLLVRAKLPVLVAWWRGDVSFIEAKRLGLELSGKRDLARAFPTWFDRYLFADVLPVDASSQPRRAAAF; translated from the coding sequence ATGGCTGGGTATGGACAGTTTTGCTCGATCGCGCGCGCCCATGAAGTCTTGGGTGGACGCTGGACGCTGCTTGTGGTGCGGGAACTTCTCTGCGGGAGCCGACGCTTCAACGACATTCGCCGAGGCATTCCTCGCATCTCCAAAACCATGTTGTCGGAGAGGCTCCAGGAACTGATCGCTATCGGCGCAGTCGAGCGCCACGATGGAAACTCGGGGCCGGAATATGAACTCACGGCGTCCGGGAAGGAGATCAGCTCCGTCGTCATGGCCTTGGGCACATGGGGTCAGCGCTTCCTGCCGCGTCAGTCCGAGAAGGAAAATCTCGACGCGGAGCCGCTGTTCGTCGATATGCAGCGGCGCGTGCGGAGCGATGCACTCCCCGCTCGACCGATCGTCGTTCGGTTCCAGATCGACGGTATGAAACCCCGCTTTCTGCTGCTCAAAGCCTCCGAAGTATCTTTTTGTCTGGTGAACCCCGGGTTCCCCGAGCCACTGCTCGTCCGCGCAAAGCTACCAGTTCTAGTTGCCTGGTGGCGGGGGGACGTCAGCTTCATCGAAGCGAAACGGCTGGGGCTCGAGCTTTCTGGAAAGCGGGATCTGGCCCGCGCGTTTCCGACATGGTTCGATCGGTATCTTTTCGCGGATGTATTGCCGGTCGACGCCAGTTCTCAGCCGCGACGAGCGGCAGCATTTTGA
- a CDS encoding SDR family oxidoreductase — METFFASEEAWDHVVVSAAQTTSGPLRKASLADARATMESKFWGAYHVARAAKLRDGGSLCFISGFRSIRPSASTVLQGAVNAALEALMRGLALEMAPVRVNTVSPGLVATPMWSGMAQVDRDKMFAGAAERLPLRRIGEASNIASAVLFLACSPFSTGSTVVVDGGATIAA; from the coding sequence ATGGAAACCTTCTTCGCCAGTGAGGAGGCCTGGGACCACGTCGTTGTGTCGGCGGCACAGACGACCAGCGGGCCCCTTCGGAAGGCGAGTTTGGCGGATGCGCGCGCCACCATGGAAAGCAAGTTCTGGGGAGCCTACCACGTCGCCCGGGCGGCAAAGCTGCGCGACGGTGGGTCGCTTTGCTTCATCTCTGGATTTCGCAGCATCCGACCTTCGGCGAGCACTGTGCTTCAAGGCGCAGTGAACGCCGCGCTTGAAGCGCTGATGCGCGGGCTCGCGCTCGAGATGGCGCCCGTGCGGGTGAACACGGTCTCTCCCGGCCTGGTCGCGACTCCCATGTGGTCGGGCATGGCGCAAGTCGATCGGGACAAGATGTTCGCTGGCGCCGCGGAACGATTGCCGCTGCGGCGCATCGGAGAGGCGTCCAACATCGCAAGCGCGGTCCTGTTTCTGGCTTGCAGCCCGTTCTCAACAGGGTCAACGGTGGTCGTGGACGGCGGCGCCACCATCGCAGCATGA
- a CDS encoding GNAT family protein yields the protein MDHTGVTRHVFDANDAEAQIQRYPAELIDVVRLTAGERVVIRPVLPQDRELLNAFFHGLSADARCSRFMHPVSELSSELLRQFTQVDYANHVTLVAEVFVDGCEVVIAEARYARAADGSSAEFAVSVADSWQGNGLAKLLLSRLERFASEAGVRQITAQTFANNKKMLAVAAKAGFKISASLGAPGVMRLVKRLAPLQQRPK from the coding sequence ATGGATCACACCGGCGTTACCCGACACGTGTTCGATGCGAACGATGCTGAGGCGCAAATCCAGCGTTATCCTGCCGAATTGATAGACGTGGTACGTCTGACTGCTGGCGAACGTGTCGTTATCCGGCCTGTCTTGCCGCAGGATCGGGAACTCCTGAACGCGTTCTTCCATGGTCTCTCCGCTGACGCGCGGTGCAGTCGGTTCATGCATCCTGTCAGTGAACTGTCTTCCGAATTATTGCGGCAATTCACGCAGGTGGACTATGCCAATCATGTCACGCTCGTTGCCGAAGTCTTCGTCGATGGCTGCGAAGTCGTGATTGCAGAGGCGCGCTATGCGCGGGCGGCCGACGGCTCGTCAGCAGAATTTGCGGTATCGGTGGCCGACTCCTGGCAGGGTAACGGCCTCGCAAAACTGCTCTTGAGCAGACTTGAACGCTTTGCGTCAGAGGCCGGCGTTCGTCAGATAACGGCTCAGACATTTGCTAATAATAAGAAAATGCTGGCGGTGGCAGCAAAAGCTGGCTTCAAGATTTCTGCGAGTCTCGGCGCGCCGGGCGTAATGCGGCTTGTAAAGAGACTGGCTCCGCTGCAGCAGAGACCGAAATGA